A DNA window from Anaerocolumna sp. AGMB13020 contains the following coding sequences:
- a CDS encoding thioredoxin domain-containing protein, whose translation MAHESFEDKDVAEYLNANFVAIKVDREERPDIDNVYMTACVSLTGEGGWPLSIFMSPDQKPFYAGTYFPKYSRYNMPGFTELLRAVRKAWDNSREELLKSGDEIMQAMQQKEHKKSEVDLRELTDSGAAAFKKYFDKNNGGFGRAPKFPTPHNLMFLLKYYYYYKEKEVLTIVEKSLDAMYRGGIFDHIGYGFSRYSTDSVFLVPHFEKMLYDNALLTISYLECLQLSGKKHYGEIAERILLYVERELRSSEGGYFCAQDADSEGVEGKYYTFVPEETIQLLGKEDGTYFNEYFDITEKGNFEGKNIPNRIPALELGNIETILEERIDALTPQIYNYRFGRTKLHKDDKILTSWNGLMITACAKAYRILRKEKYLSMAEKGVVFIEKHLSEKGRLKVRYRDGSSKGEGHLEDYAFYILALLTLYEASFDIQYLKLAVSYAKTMLAFFFDEKEGGFYLSAKDSESLIYRPKVVDDNAIPSGNSAAVFVLKKLGDMTGDTEFIYSAELQIKYLSGAIDHPLSHSYTLSAMLDFIQPGKELVCVTKDGETAALEKFLNRYYLPGLSVVVKSTENAEQLGEVIPFTKDYPVEDRTAYYLCQNRSCQRPVYDISALKELMEL comes from the coding sequence ATGGCACATGAGTCCTTTGAAGATAAGGATGTTGCTGAATATCTCAATGCGAATTTTGTAGCAATAAAAGTTGACAGAGAAGAACGACCGGATATTGATAATGTATATATGACAGCTTGCGTAAGTCTTACAGGAGAAGGCGGGTGGCCACTAAGTATCTTTATGTCTCCGGATCAGAAGCCTTTTTATGCCGGAACTTATTTTCCGAAGTATTCCAGGTATAATATGCCTGGGTTTACGGAGCTGTTGAGAGCAGTCAGAAAAGCATGGGACAACTCAAGAGAAGAACTGTTAAAATCCGGTGATGAGATTATGCAGGCCATGCAGCAGAAAGAGCATAAAAAATCGGAAGTTGACTTAAGAGAACTGACAGACTCCGGTGCAGCAGCTTTTAAGAAGTATTTTGATAAAAACAATGGCGGTTTTGGCAGAGCGCCTAAGTTCCCCACACCCCACAATCTGATGTTTCTGCTTAAATATTACTATTATTATAAAGAGAAAGAAGTACTTACTATAGTAGAAAAGTCACTGGATGCAATGTATCGGGGCGGAATATTTGATCATATCGGATATGGTTTCTCCAGATATTCTACGGACTCAGTCTTTTTGGTGCCTCATTTTGAAAAAATGCTGTATGACAATGCCCTGCTGACCATTTCCTATCTGGAATGCCTGCAGCTGAGTGGAAAAAAACATTACGGTGAAATAGCAGAAAGAATTCTGCTATATGTGGAACGGGAGCTTAGAAGCAGCGAAGGTGGTTACTTTTGTGCCCAGGACGCAGACAGTGAAGGTGTGGAAGGAAAATATTATACTTTTGTACCGGAGGAAACTATACAGTTACTGGGTAAGGAGGATGGAACGTATTTCAATGAATACTTTGATATAACAGAGAAAGGTAATTTTGAAGGAAAGAATATTCCGAATAGGATACCTGCACTAGAACTCGGTAACATTGAGACCATTCTGGAGGAAAGAATTGATGCTCTTACTCCACAGATTTATAACTATCGTTTCGGAAGGACAAAACTACACAAGGATGATAAGATTCTCACCTCCTGGAACGGTTTGATGATAACAGCCTGCGCCAAAGCCTACAGGATATTAAGAAAAGAGAAATATCTTTCCATGGCTGAAAAAGGGGTTGTATTTATCGAGAAGCATCTATCTGAGAAAGGGCGTTTAAAGGTACGTTACAGAGATGGCAGCAGCAAGGGAGAAGGACATCTTGAGGATTATGCATTTTATATTCTTGCATTGCTAACTCTTTATGAAGCTTCCTTTGACATTCAATATCTTAAGCTGGCAGTCAGTTATGCAAAGACTATGCTTGCTTTCTTCTTTGATGAAAAGGAAGGTGGATTTTATTTAAGTGCAAAAGACAGTGAAAGTCTTATCTATCGGCCAAAAGTAGTAGATGATAATGCTATACCCTCCGGAAATTCTGCGGCAGTGTTTGTATTAAAAAAGCTTGGGGATATGACTGGAGATACGGAATTTATATATTCAGCTGAGCTACAGATAAAGTATCTTTCCGGCGCTATTGATCATCCCCTGTCTCACAGTTACACACTCTCAGCAATGCTTGATTTCATACAGCCTGGCAAAGAGTTGGTGTGTGTTACGAAGGATGGAGAAACAGCAGCATTAGAGAAGTTCTTAAATCGTTATTACCTTCCCGGTTTAAGTGTTGTGGTAAAGAGCACAGAGAATGCAGAGCAGCTTGGTGAGGTCATTCCTTTTACAAAAGATTATCCGGTAGAAGACAGGACAGCATATTATCTATGTCAGAACAGAAGCTGTCAAAGGCCGGTTTATGATATTTCTGCGCTGAAGGAACTTATGGAATTATAA
- a CDS encoding DUF6783 domain-containing protein, whose amino-acid sequence MCLKTHCTILNAPLCGILRCNFGNVAPLRTQNHALSPTKWNIQPGTSSFQTHPKQCQTIVIQSKCST is encoded by the coding sequence GTGTGTCTGAAAACTCATTGCACCATTCTGAATGCCCCACTTTGCGGTATTCTGCGTTGCAATTTTGGGAACGTAGCACCACTACGCACCCAAAATCACGCCTTGTCTCCCACAAAGTGGAACATCCAGCCCGGCACAAGCAGTTTTCAGACACACCCTAAGCAATGTCAGACAATCGTTATCCAATCCAAGTGCAGTACTTAA
- a CDS encoding methyl-accepting chemotaxis protein, producing MKKTDTKDMMLKDKLLKGVQNILIVTVVALFITAGIALQISYDTAIKEKEQGFDVEIKTAVDNLISTLSVNYARYENGEITEADALATAEQLVRDSRYNNGNGYFWADMADGLCVIHMNPEYEGTMRFDAVDKKGTYYIQNLIKAGDNGTAYTEYYFTKPEKDGIFKKRAYTGKFEPYGWYISTGNYYDDINLEVIKLRGQQAVSSVLLILISIACVIVGTRKTSKVIAGIIQPLTLVTKRLHQLSEGDVHSAGTENITTKDETGILAAAENSLIAQMHSIVEDITRNLSKISSGDLRIQTAGNYQGDFIPIKNSINDITAFLNEALLSINQASSQVKSGSVQVSDMSKTLAEGASDQAGVIEELSASLEEISSHVEKNTISVDKAAEYIEKILDKAEEGNDRMQNLRAAMENIELASGKISSINKAVGAIAARTNLLALNASIESARLGTEGKGFAVVAEEMRLLAMQSADAVNETEKLIHTSIAAVEEGSKTTLETASSLNDINTMIDRFRDIMKEIDGQSRKQNNEIMQITQGINQISAIVQNNVAAAEECSAFSEDLNTQAALLFENVDKFIVVT from the coding sequence ATGAAAAAGACAGACACCAAAGACATGATGTTAAAGGACAAGCTGCTAAAGGGAGTTCAGAATATATTAATTGTAACTGTTGTTGCATTGTTCATAACCGCCGGAATTGCATTACAGATATCCTACGACACAGCAATAAAGGAGAAGGAACAGGGCTTTGATGTGGAAATTAAAACCGCCGTTGATAATCTTATCAGCACCCTTTCCGTTAATTATGCACGTTATGAGAACGGTGAGATAACGGAGGCAGACGCCTTGGCTACAGCCGAACAGTTAGTCAGGGACAGTCGTTATAATAATGGCAATGGTTATTTTTGGGCAGATATGGCTGATGGATTATGTGTCATTCATATGAATCCTGAATACGAAGGTACCATGAGATTTGATGCAGTAGACAAAAAAGGCACTTATTACATACAAAATCTAATCAAAGCAGGGGACAATGGAACCGCTTATACAGAATATTACTTCACCAAACCGGAAAAAGACGGCATTTTTAAGAAAAGAGCCTATACCGGGAAGTTTGAACCTTACGGCTGGTATATCAGCACCGGGAACTATTACGATGATATCAACCTAGAAGTAATTAAGCTCCGAGGCCAGCAGGCTGTTTCCAGTGTTTTGCTGATTCTTATCAGTATTGCCTGTGTTATTGTCGGTACAAGAAAGACCAGCAAAGTTATAGCAGGCATCATACAGCCCCTGACACTGGTGACCAAACGACTTCATCAATTGTCCGAAGGTGATGTCCATTCCGCCGGAACCGAGAATATTACAACAAAAGATGAGACCGGAATTCTGGCTGCTGCTGAAAACAGCCTGATTGCACAGATGCACTCTATTGTGGAAGACATCACCAGGAATCTCTCAAAAATTTCCTCCGGTGATTTAAGAATTCAGACCGCAGGAAATTATCAGGGCGATTTTATACCTATAAAGAACTCTATCAATGACATTACTGCCTTCCTAAACGAAGCACTACTCTCCATCAATCAGGCCTCCAGCCAGGTAAAGAGCGGTTCCGTACAGGTTTCCGATATGTCAAAGACACTGGCGGAAGGAGCCAGTGACCAGGCCGGAGTTATTGAAGAGCTGTCAGCTTCTCTGGAAGAAATCTCTTCTCATGTTGAAAAAAATACCATAAGTGTGGATAAAGCTGCGGAATACATAGAAAAAATCCTTGATAAGGCGGAAGAAGGGAATGACCGAATGCAGAACTTACGGGCTGCCATGGAAAATATCGAACTTGCCTCTGGAAAAATCAGCTCCATTAACAAAGCGGTAGGTGCAATCGCTGCCAGAACCAATCTTCTGGCACTGAATGCCTCCATTGAATCAGCCCGTTTAGGTACAGAGGGTAAAGGGTTCGCTGTTGTAGCCGAGGAAATGCGTCTATTAGCAATGCAGTCTGCAGATGCTGTAAACGAGACAGAAAAACTTATCCATACCTCCATTGCAGCAGTAGAAGAAGGTTCAAAGACCACACTTGAAACCGCCTCCTCCTTAAATGATATCAACACCATGATCGACCGTTTTCGAGATATCATGAAAGAAATAGACGGTCAGAGCAGAAAACAGAACAACGAGATTATGCAAATAACCCAAGGCATCAACCAGATTTCTGCTATCGTTCAGAACAATGTTGCCGCGGCAGAAGAATGTTCTGCCTTCAGCGAAGATCTCAATACACAGGCCGCATTATTATTTGAAAATGTAGATAAATTTATTGTGGTAACCTAG